One region of Eupeodes corollae chromosome 1, idEupCoro1.1, whole genome shotgun sequence genomic DNA includes:
- the LOC129943329 gene encoding V-type proton ATPase 116 kDa subunit a 1 isoform X1, translating into MGSLFRSEEMTLCQLFLQSEAAYACVSELGELGLVQFRDLNPDVNAFQRKFVNEVRRCDEMERKLRYLEKEIKKDGIPMLDTGDSPEAPQPREMIDLEATFEKLENELREVNQNAEALKRNFLELTELKHILRKTQVFFDEQEGGLNTTTESMTRALITDESRTGHSMGPVQLGFLEKSQERGEDYLPCFVAGVILRERLPAFERMLWRACRGNVFLRQAMIESPLEDPANGDQVYKSVFIIFFQGDQLKTRVKKICEGFRATLYPCPEAPADRREMAMGVMTRIEDLNTVLGQTQDHRHRVLVAAAKNLKNWFVKVRKIKAIYHTLNLFNLDVTQKCLIAECWVPVLDIETIQLALRRGTERSGSSVPPILNRMQTFENPPTYNRTNKFTKAFQALIDAYGVASYREMNPAPYTIITFPFLFAVMFGDLGHGAIMALFGLWMIRKEKGLAARKTDNEIWNIFFGGRYIIFLMGVFSMYTGLIYNDIFSKSLNIFGSHWKIHYNESTIMTNKQLQLNPATKDYEGYPYPFGMDPVWQIASANKIIFQNAYKMKISIIFGVIHMIFGVIMSWHNHRYFKNRISILFEFIPQMIFLLFLFFYMALLMFIKWNRYAADRDPPYSASCAPSILITFINMVLFKPPNTPTDDCSPYMYAGQAFFEKLLVLIALGCIPVMLLGKPFHIMKQRKLANIQPIHPVGNGDAEAGMNAEGMTNTEGGHGGGGGHDEEEMSEIFIHQGIHTIEYVLGSVSHTASYLRLWALSLAHAQLAEVLWTMVLSIGLRQDGWLGGIMLWIVFSFWAILTVGILVLMEGLSAFLHTLRLHWVEFQSKFYSGQGYAFTPFAFEAILETGAVAPEE; encoded by the exons ATGGGGTCATTGTTCCGTAGTGAAGAAATGACCTTGTGTCAGCTTTTTCTTCAAAGTGAAGCTGCCTACGCTTGTGTGTCTGAGCTCGGTGAGCTTGGATTAGTTCAATTTAGAGAt ttaaatcCTGATGTTAATGCATTTCAACGTAAATTCGTTAATGAAGTTCGTCGTTGCGATGAAATGGAAAGAAAATTACGttatttagaaaaagaaatcaaaaaagatGGTATTCCAATGCTTGATACTGGCGATAGCCCCGAAGCTCCTCAACCCAGGGAAATGATTGATCTTGAG gCAACTTTTGAGAAACTCGAGAATGAGCTCCGTGAGGTTAATCAAAATGCCGAAGCATTaaaacgtaattttcttgaactTACCGAGTTGAAGCACATCCTGCGTAAGACTCAAGTCTTCTTTGATGAG CAAGAGGGTGGTCTAAATACCACAACCGAATCGATGACTCGTGCTCTAATAACGGACGAATCACGAACTGGACATTCAATGGGTCCTGTACAACTTGG ttttctgGAAAAGTCACAAGAGCGTGGTGAAGATTATCTGCCATG CTTCGTTGCTGGTGTGATCCTTCGTGAAAGATTGCCAGCTTTCGAGAGAATGTTATGGAGAGCATGCCGTGGTAATGTATTTTTGCGGCAAGCAATGATTGAATCTCCATTGGAAGATCCAGCTAAT ggcGATCAAGTATACAAGTCGGTCTTCATCATCTTTTTCCAAGGAGACCAACTCAAAACACGAGTAAAGAAGATCTGTGAGGGATTCCGTGCAACTTTATATCCCTGCCCTGAGGCACCAGCCGATCGTCGTGAAATGGCCATGGGTGTAATGACACGTATTGAAGATCTCAACACTGTCTTGGGACAGACTCAAGACCATCGTCATCGGGTTTTGGTAGCTGCTGCTAAGAATCTTAAGAATTGGTTTGTTAAAGTTCGCAAGATCAAAGCCATCTACCATACTTTGAATCTTTTCAATTTGGATGTCACACAAAAGTGTTTGATCGCCGAATGCTGGGTGCCAGTGCTGGATATAGAAACTATTCAATTGGCATTGCGTCGTGGTACTGAACGCTCGGGTTCATCAGTTCCGCCGATTCTCAATCGAATGCAAACATTCGAGAATCCGCCAACTTACAATCGAACCAATAAGTTCACCAAAGCCTTCCAGGCTCTTATCGATGCGTATGGTGTAGCCAGCTATCGGGAAATGAATCCGGCTCCATATACAATTATTACTTTCCCCTTTTTGTTTGCTGTGATGTTTGGTGATTTGGGACACGGAGCCATTATGGCACTATTCGGCTTATGGATGATTCGCAAGGAGAAGGGACTAGCTGCACGCAAAACTGACAATGAAATCTGGAATATTTTCTTCGGCGGGAGATATATTATCTTTTTGATGGGTGTTTTCTCTATGTACACTGGACTTATTTATAATgacatcttttcaaaatcacTTAACATATTTGGATCGCACTGGAAGATTCATTACAATGAATCTACTATCATGACAAACAAACAATTACAATTGAATCCAGCTACCAAAGATTACGAAGGTTATCCATATCCCTTTGGAATGGATCCTGTATGGCAGATTGCAAGTGCCAACAAGATTATCTTTCAAAATGCCTACAAAATGAAGATATCTATTATTTTTGGTGTGATTCATATGATTTTCGGAGTCATTATGAGCTGGCATAATCATCGTTACTTCAAGAACCGTATTTCGATCCTGTTCGAATTTATTCCACAgatgatatttttgttgtttttgttcttctatATGGCTTTGTTGATGTTTATTAAATGGAATCGTTATGCTGCTGATAGGGACC caCCATACTCGGCTTCTTGCGCACCATCTATTTTGATAACATTCATTAATATGGTCCTCTTCAAGCCACCAAATACCCCTACTGATGATTGCAGTCCTTATATGTATGCTGGACAAGCATTCTTtgagaaacttttggttttgattGCTTTGGGCTGTATTCCTGTTATGCTATTGGGAAAACCATTCCACATCATGAAACAACGGAAGCTTGCTAAC ATCCAACCGATTCATCCTGTTGGAAATGGCGATGCTGAAGCTGGAATGAATGCTGAAGGAATGACAAACACCGAAGGCGGACATGGCGGAGGAGGCGGACACGATGAGGAAGAGATGTCTGAGATTTTCATTCATCAGGGCATCCATACAATTGAATACGTTCTTGGATCGGTCTCTCATACTGCTTCGTATCTCCGTTTGTGGGCTTTGTCATTGGCTCATGCTC aACTTGCTGAAGTCTTGTGGACCATGGTTTTGTCGATTGGTTTACGTCAAGATGGCTGGTTAGGTGGTATCATGTTGTGGATTGTGTTTTCATTCTGGGCTATTCTCACTGTCGGAATTCTTGTTTTAATGGAAGGCTTGTCGGCTTTCTTGCATACTTTACGTTTGCATTG gGTTGAGTTCCAGAGCAAATTCTATTCCGGTCAAGGTTATGCTTTTACACCATTTGCATTCGAGGCTATTTTGGAAACTGGCGCTGTTGCACCAGAGGAATAA
- the LOC129943329 gene encoding V-type proton ATPase 116 kDa subunit a 1 isoform X3 — MGSLFRSEEMTLCQLFLQSEAAYACVSELGELGLVQFRDLNPDVNAFQRKFVNEVRRCDEMERKLRYLEKEIKKDGIPMLDTGDSPEAPQPREMIDLEATFEKLENELREVNQNAEALKRNFLELTELKHILRKTQVFFDEQEGGLNTTTESMTRALITDESRTGHSMGPVQLGFVAGVILRERLPAFERMLWRACRGNVFLRQAMIESPLEDPANGDQVYKSVFIIFFQGDQLKTRVKKICEGFRATLYPCPEAPADRREMAMGVMTRIEDLNTVLGQTQDHRHRVLVAAAKNLKNWFVKVRKIKAIYHTLNLFNLDVTQKCLIAECWVPVLDIETIQLALRRGTERSGSSVPPILNRMQTFENPPTYNRTNKFTKAFQALIDAYGVASYREMNPAPYTIITFPFLFAVMFGDLGHGAIMALFGLWMIRKEKGLAARKTDNEIWNIFFGGRYIIFLMGVFSMYTGLIYNDIFSKSLNIFGSHWKIHYNESTIMTNKQLQLNPATKDYEGYPYPFGMDPVWQIASANKIIFQNAYKMKISIIFGVIHMIFGVIMSWHNHRYFKNRISILFEFIPQMIFLLFLFFYMALLMFIKWNRYAADRDPPYSASCAPSILITFINMVLFKPPNTPTDDCSPYMYAGQAFFEKLLVLIALGCIPVMLLGKPFHIMKQRKLANIQPIHPVGNGDAEAGMNAEGMTNTEGGHGGGGGHDEEEMSEIFIHQGIHTIEYVLGSVSHTASYLRLWALSLAHAQLAEVLWTMVLSIGLRQDGWLGGIMLWIVFSFWAILTVGILVLMEGLSAFLHTLRLHWVEFQSKFYSGQGYAFTPFAFEAILETGAVAPEE, encoded by the exons ATGGGGTCATTGTTCCGTAGTGAAGAAATGACCTTGTGTCAGCTTTTTCTTCAAAGTGAAGCTGCCTACGCTTGTGTGTCTGAGCTCGGTGAGCTTGGATTAGTTCAATTTAGAGAt ttaaatcCTGATGTTAATGCATTTCAACGTAAATTCGTTAATGAAGTTCGTCGTTGCGATGAAATGGAAAGAAAATTACGttatttagaaaaagaaatcaaaaaagatGGTATTCCAATGCTTGATACTGGCGATAGCCCCGAAGCTCCTCAACCCAGGGAAATGATTGATCTTGAG gCAACTTTTGAGAAACTCGAGAATGAGCTCCGTGAGGTTAATCAAAATGCCGAAGCATTaaaacgtaattttcttgaactTACCGAGTTGAAGCACATCCTGCGTAAGACTCAAGTCTTCTTTGATGAG CAAGAGGGTGGTCTAAATACCACAACCGAATCGATGACTCGTGCTCTAATAACGGACGAATCACGAACTGGACATTCAATGGGTCCTGTACAACTTGG CTTCGTTGCTGGTGTGATCCTTCGTGAAAGATTGCCAGCTTTCGAGAGAATGTTATGGAGAGCATGCCGTGGTAATGTATTTTTGCGGCAAGCAATGATTGAATCTCCATTGGAAGATCCAGCTAAT ggcGATCAAGTATACAAGTCGGTCTTCATCATCTTTTTCCAAGGAGACCAACTCAAAACACGAGTAAAGAAGATCTGTGAGGGATTCCGTGCAACTTTATATCCCTGCCCTGAGGCACCAGCCGATCGTCGTGAAATGGCCATGGGTGTAATGACACGTATTGAAGATCTCAACACTGTCTTGGGACAGACTCAAGACCATCGTCATCGGGTTTTGGTAGCTGCTGCTAAGAATCTTAAGAATTGGTTTGTTAAAGTTCGCAAGATCAAAGCCATCTACCATACTTTGAATCTTTTCAATTTGGATGTCACACAAAAGTGTTTGATCGCCGAATGCTGGGTGCCAGTGCTGGATATAGAAACTATTCAATTGGCATTGCGTCGTGGTACTGAACGCTCGGGTTCATCAGTTCCGCCGATTCTCAATCGAATGCAAACATTCGAGAATCCGCCAACTTACAATCGAACCAATAAGTTCACCAAAGCCTTCCAGGCTCTTATCGATGCGTATGGTGTAGCCAGCTATCGGGAAATGAATCCGGCTCCATATACAATTATTACTTTCCCCTTTTTGTTTGCTGTGATGTTTGGTGATTTGGGACACGGAGCCATTATGGCACTATTCGGCTTATGGATGATTCGCAAGGAGAAGGGACTAGCTGCACGCAAAACTGACAATGAAATCTGGAATATTTTCTTCGGCGGGAGATATATTATCTTTTTGATGGGTGTTTTCTCTATGTACACTGGACTTATTTATAATgacatcttttcaaaatcacTTAACATATTTGGATCGCACTGGAAGATTCATTACAATGAATCTACTATCATGACAAACAAACAATTACAATTGAATCCAGCTACCAAAGATTACGAAGGTTATCCATATCCCTTTGGAATGGATCCTGTATGGCAGATTGCAAGTGCCAACAAGATTATCTTTCAAAATGCCTACAAAATGAAGATATCTATTATTTTTGGTGTGATTCATATGATTTTCGGAGTCATTATGAGCTGGCATAATCATCGTTACTTCAAGAACCGTATTTCGATCCTGTTCGAATTTATTCCACAgatgatatttttgttgtttttgttcttctatATGGCTTTGTTGATGTTTATTAAATGGAATCGTTATGCTGCTGATAGGGACC caCCATACTCGGCTTCTTGCGCACCATCTATTTTGATAACATTCATTAATATGGTCCTCTTCAAGCCACCAAATACCCCTACTGATGATTGCAGTCCTTATATGTATGCTGGACAAGCATTCTTtgagaaacttttggttttgattGCTTTGGGCTGTATTCCTGTTATGCTATTGGGAAAACCATTCCACATCATGAAACAACGGAAGCTTGCTAAC ATCCAACCGATTCATCCTGTTGGAAATGGCGATGCTGAAGCTGGAATGAATGCTGAAGGAATGACAAACACCGAAGGCGGACATGGCGGAGGAGGCGGACACGATGAGGAAGAGATGTCTGAGATTTTCATTCATCAGGGCATCCATACAATTGAATACGTTCTTGGATCGGTCTCTCATACTGCTTCGTATCTCCGTTTGTGGGCTTTGTCATTGGCTCATGCTC aACTTGCTGAAGTCTTGTGGACCATGGTTTTGTCGATTGGTTTACGTCAAGATGGCTGGTTAGGTGGTATCATGTTGTGGATTGTGTTTTCATTCTGGGCTATTCTCACTGTCGGAATTCTTGTTTTAATGGAAGGCTTGTCGGCTTTCTTGCATACTTTACGTTTGCATTG gGTTGAGTTCCAGAGCAAATTCTATTCCGGTCAAGGTTATGCTTTTACACCATTTGCATTCGAGGCTATTTTGGAAACTGGCGCTGTTGCACCAGAGGAATAA
- the LOC129943329 gene encoding V-type proton ATPase 116 kDa subunit a 1 isoform X4 translates to MGSLFRSEEMTLCQLFLQSEAAYACVSELGELGLVQFRDLNPDVNAFQRKFVNEVRRCDEMERKLRYLEKEIKKDGIPMLDTGDSPEAPQPREMIDLEATFEKLENELREVNQNAEALKRNFLELTELKHILRKTQVFFDEMADNQNEDEQAQLLGEEGVRVSQPGQNLKLGFVAGVILRERLPAFERMLWRACRGNVFLRQAMIESPLEDPANGDQVYKSVFIIFFQGDQLKTRVKKICEGFRATLYPCPEAPADRREMAMGVMTRIEDLNTVLGQTQDHRHRVLVAAAKNLKNWFVKVRKIKAIYHTLNLFNLDVTQKCLIAECWVPVLDIETIQLALRRGTERSGSSVPPILNRMQTFENPPTYNRTNKFTKAFQALIDAYGVASYREMNPAPYTIITFPFLFAVMFGDLGHGAIMALFGLWMIRKEKGLAARKTDNEIWNIFFGGRYIIFLMGVFSMYTGLIYNDIFSKSLNIFGSHWKIHYNESTIMTNKQLQLNPATKDYEGYPYPFGMDPVWQIASANKIIFQNAYKMKISIIFGVIHMIFGVIMSWHNHRYFKNRISILFEFIPQMIFLLFLFFYMALLMFIKWNRYAADRDPPYSASCAPSILITFINMVLFKPPNTPTDDCSPYMYAGQAFFEKLLVLIALGCIPVMLLGKPFHIMKQRKLANIQPIHPVGNGDAEAGMNAEGMTNTEGGHGGGGGHDEEEMSEIFIHQGIHTIEYVLGSVSHTASYLRLWALSLAHAQLAEVLWTMVLSIGLRQDGWLGGIMLWIVFSFWAILTVGILVLMEGLSAFLHTLRLHWVEFQSKFYSGQGYAFTPFAFEAILETGAVAPEE, encoded by the exons ATGGGGTCATTGTTCCGTAGTGAAGAAATGACCTTGTGTCAGCTTTTTCTTCAAAGTGAAGCTGCCTACGCTTGTGTGTCTGAGCTCGGTGAGCTTGGATTAGTTCAATTTAGAGAt ttaaatcCTGATGTTAATGCATTTCAACGTAAATTCGTTAATGAAGTTCGTCGTTGCGATGAAATGGAAAGAAAATTACGttatttagaaaaagaaatcaaaaaagatGGTATTCCAATGCTTGATACTGGCGATAGCCCCGAAGCTCCTCAACCCAGGGAAATGATTGATCTTGAG gCAACTTTTGAGAAACTCGAGAATGAGCTCCGTGAGGTTAATCAAAATGCCGAAGCATTaaaacgtaattttcttgaactTACCGAGTTGAAGCACATCCTGCGTAAGACTCAAGTCTTCTTTGATGAG ATGGCCGACAACCAAAATGAGGATGAGCAGGCTCAGCTCTTAGGTGAAGAAGGAGTACGTGTCAGTCAACCGGGACAAAATCTTAAACTTGG CTTCGTTGCTGGTGTGATCCTTCGTGAAAGATTGCCAGCTTTCGAGAGAATGTTATGGAGAGCATGCCGTGGTAATGTATTTTTGCGGCAAGCAATGATTGAATCTCCATTGGAAGATCCAGCTAAT ggcGATCAAGTATACAAGTCGGTCTTCATCATCTTTTTCCAAGGAGACCAACTCAAAACACGAGTAAAGAAGATCTGTGAGGGATTCCGTGCAACTTTATATCCCTGCCCTGAGGCACCAGCCGATCGTCGTGAAATGGCCATGGGTGTAATGACACGTATTGAAGATCTCAACACTGTCTTGGGACAGACTCAAGACCATCGTCATCGGGTTTTGGTAGCTGCTGCTAAGAATCTTAAGAATTGGTTTGTTAAAGTTCGCAAGATCAAAGCCATCTACCATACTTTGAATCTTTTCAATTTGGATGTCACACAAAAGTGTTTGATCGCCGAATGCTGGGTGCCAGTGCTGGATATAGAAACTATTCAATTGGCATTGCGTCGTGGTACTGAACGCTCGGGTTCATCAGTTCCGCCGATTCTCAATCGAATGCAAACATTCGAGAATCCGCCAACTTACAATCGAACCAATAAGTTCACCAAAGCCTTCCAGGCTCTTATCGATGCGTATGGTGTAGCCAGCTATCGGGAAATGAATCCGGCTCCATATACAATTATTACTTTCCCCTTTTTGTTTGCTGTGATGTTTGGTGATTTGGGACACGGAGCCATTATGGCACTATTCGGCTTATGGATGATTCGCAAGGAGAAGGGACTAGCTGCACGCAAAACTGACAATGAAATCTGGAATATTTTCTTCGGCGGGAGATATATTATCTTTTTGATGGGTGTTTTCTCTATGTACACTGGACTTATTTATAATgacatcttttcaaaatcacTTAACATATTTGGATCGCACTGGAAGATTCATTACAATGAATCTACTATCATGACAAACAAACAATTACAATTGAATCCAGCTACCAAAGATTACGAAGGTTATCCATATCCCTTTGGAATGGATCCTGTATGGCAGATTGCAAGTGCCAACAAGATTATCTTTCAAAATGCCTACAAAATGAAGATATCTATTATTTTTGGTGTGATTCATATGATTTTCGGAGTCATTATGAGCTGGCATAATCATCGTTACTTCAAGAACCGTATTTCGATCCTGTTCGAATTTATTCCACAgatgatatttttgttgtttttgttcttctatATGGCTTTGTTGATGTTTATTAAATGGAATCGTTATGCTGCTGATAGGGACC caCCATACTCGGCTTCTTGCGCACCATCTATTTTGATAACATTCATTAATATGGTCCTCTTCAAGCCACCAAATACCCCTACTGATGATTGCAGTCCTTATATGTATGCTGGACAAGCATTCTTtgagaaacttttggttttgattGCTTTGGGCTGTATTCCTGTTATGCTATTGGGAAAACCATTCCACATCATGAAACAACGGAAGCTTGCTAAC ATCCAACCGATTCATCCTGTTGGAAATGGCGATGCTGAAGCTGGAATGAATGCTGAAGGAATGACAAACACCGAAGGCGGACATGGCGGAGGAGGCGGACACGATGAGGAAGAGATGTCTGAGATTTTCATTCATCAGGGCATCCATACAATTGAATACGTTCTTGGATCGGTCTCTCATACTGCTTCGTATCTCCGTTTGTGGGCTTTGTCATTGGCTCATGCTC aACTTGCTGAAGTCTTGTGGACCATGGTTTTGTCGATTGGTTTACGTCAAGATGGCTGGTTAGGTGGTATCATGTTGTGGATTGTGTTTTCATTCTGGGCTATTCTCACTGTCGGAATTCTTGTTTTAATGGAAGGCTTGTCGGCTTTCTTGCATACTTTACGTTTGCATTG gGTTGAGTTCCAGAGCAAATTCTATTCCGGTCAAGGTTATGCTTTTACACCATTTGCATTCGAGGCTATTTTGGAAACTGGCGCTGTTGCACCAGAGGAATAA
- the LOC129943329 gene encoding V-type proton ATPase 116 kDa subunit a 1 isoform X2, whose protein sequence is MGSLFRSEEMTLCQLFLQSEAAYACVSELGELGLVQFRDLNPDVNAFQRKFVNEVRRCDEMERKLRYLEKEIKKDGIPMLDTGDSPEAPQPREMIDLEATFEKLENELREVNQNAEALKRNFLELTELKHILRKTQVFFDEAVPSISFTKSRYQQMADNQNEDEQAQLLGEEGVRVSQPGQNLKLGFVAGVILRERLPAFERMLWRACRGNVFLRQAMIESPLEDPANGDQVYKSVFIIFFQGDQLKTRVKKICEGFRATLYPCPEAPADRREMAMGVMTRIEDLNTVLGQTQDHRHRVLVAAAKNLKNWFVKVRKIKAIYHTLNLFNLDVTQKCLIAECWVPVLDIETIQLALRRGTERSGSSVPPILNRMQTFENPPTYNRTNKFTKAFQALIDAYGVASYREMNPAPYTIITFPFLFAVMFGDLGHGAIMALFGLWMIRKEKGLAARKTDNEIWNIFFGGRYIIFLMGVFSMYTGLIYNDIFSKSLNIFGSHWKIHYNESTIMTNKQLQLNPATKDYEGYPYPFGMDPVWQIASANKIIFQNAYKMKISIIFGVIHMIFGVIMSWHNHRYFKNRISILFEFIPQMIFLLFLFFYMALLMFIKWNRYAADRDPPYSASCAPSILITFINMVLFKPPNTPTDDCSPYMYAGQAFFEKLLVLIALGCIPVMLLGKPFHIMKQRKLANIQPIHPVGNGDAEAGMNAEGMTNTEGGHGGGGGHDEEEMSEIFIHQGIHTIEYVLGSVSHTASYLRLWALSLAHAQLAEVLWTMVLSIGLRQDGWLGGIMLWIVFSFWAILTVGILVLMEGLSAFLHTLRLHWVEFQSKFYSGQGYAFTPFAFEAILETGAVAPEE, encoded by the exons ATGGGGTCATTGTTCCGTAGTGAAGAAATGACCTTGTGTCAGCTTTTTCTTCAAAGTGAAGCTGCCTACGCTTGTGTGTCTGAGCTCGGTGAGCTTGGATTAGTTCAATTTAGAGAt ttaaatcCTGATGTTAATGCATTTCAACGTAAATTCGTTAATGAAGTTCGTCGTTGCGATGAAATGGAAAGAAAATTACGttatttagaaaaagaaatcaaaaaagatGGTATTCCAATGCTTGATACTGGCGATAGCCCCGAAGCTCCTCAACCCAGGGAAATGATTGATCTTGAG gCAACTTTTGAGAAACTCGAGAATGAGCTCCGTGAGGTTAATCAAAATGCCGAAGCATTaaaacgtaattttcttgaactTACCGAGTTGAAGCACATCCTGCGTAAGACTCAAGTCTTCTTTGATGAG GCAGTGCCATCAATATCCTTCACTAAATCACGCTATCAACAGATGGCCGACAACCAAAATGAGGATGAGCAGGCTCAGCTCTTAGGTGAAGAAGGAGTACGTGTCAGTCAACCGGGACAAAATCTTAAACTTGG CTTCGTTGCTGGTGTGATCCTTCGTGAAAGATTGCCAGCTTTCGAGAGAATGTTATGGAGAGCATGCCGTGGTAATGTATTTTTGCGGCAAGCAATGATTGAATCTCCATTGGAAGATCCAGCTAAT ggcGATCAAGTATACAAGTCGGTCTTCATCATCTTTTTCCAAGGAGACCAACTCAAAACACGAGTAAAGAAGATCTGTGAGGGATTCCGTGCAACTTTATATCCCTGCCCTGAGGCACCAGCCGATCGTCGTGAAATGGCCATGGGTGTAATGACACGTATTGAAGATCTCAACACTGTCTTGGGACAGACTCAAGACCATCGTCATCGGGTTTTGGTAGCTGCTGCTAAGAATCTTAAGAATTGGTTTGTTAAAGTTCGCAAGATCAAAGCCATCTACCATACTTTGAATCTTTTCAATTTGGATGTCACACAAAAGTGTTTGATCGCCGAATGCTGGGTGCCAGTGCTGGATATAGAAACTATTCAATTGGCATTGCGTCGTGGTACTGAACGCTCGGGTTCATCAGTTCCGCCGATTCTCAATCGAATGCAAACATTCGAGAATCCGCCAACTTACAATCGAACCAATAAGTTCACCAAAGCCTTCCAGGCTCTTATCGATGCGTATGGTGTAGCCAGCTATCGGGAAATGAATCCGGCTCCATATACAATTATTACTTTCCCCTTTTTGTTTGCTGTGATGTTTGGTGATTTGGGACACGGAGCCATTATGGCACTATTCGGCTTATGGATGATTCGCAAGGAGAAGGGACTAGCTGCACGCAAAACTGACAATGAAATCTGGAATATTTTCTTCGGCGGGAGATATATTATCTTTTTGATGGGTGTTTTCTCTATGTACACTGGACTTATTTATAATgacatcttttcaaaatcacTTAACATATTTGGATCGCACTGGAAGATTCATTACAATGAATCTACTATCATGACAAACAAACAATTACAATTGAATCCAGCTACCAAAGATTACGAAGGTTATCCATATCCCTTTGGAATGGATCCTGTATGGCAGATTGCAAGTGCCAACAAGATTATCTTTCAAAATGCCTACAAAATGAAGATATCTATTATTTTTGGTGTGATTCATATGATTTTCGGAGTCATTATGAGCTGGCATAATCATCGTTACTTCAAGAACCGTATTTCGATCCTGTTCGAATTTATTCCACAgatgatatttttgttgtttttgttcttctatATGGCTTTGTTGATGTTTATTAAATGGAATCGTTATGCTGCTGATAGGGACC caCCATACTCGGCTTCTTGCGCACCATCTATTTTGATAACATTCATTAATATGGTCCTCTTCAAGCCACCAAATACCCCTACTGATGATTGCAGTCCTTATATGTATGCTGGACAAGCATTCTTtgagaaacttttggttttgattGCTTTGGGCTGTATTCCTGTTATGCTATTGGGAAAACCATTCCACATCATGAAACAACGGAAGCTTGCTAAC ATCCAACCGATTCATCCTGTTGGAAATGGCGATGCTGAAGCTGGAATGAATGCTGAAGGAATGACAAACACCGAAGGCGGACATGGCGGAGGAGGCGGACACGATGAGGAAGAGATGTCTGAGATTTTCATTCATCAGGGCATCCATACAATTGAATACGTTCTTGGATCGGTCTCTCATACTGCTTCGTATCTCCGTTTGTGGGCTTTGTCATTGGCTCATGCTC aACTTGCTGAAGTCTTGTGGACCATGGTTTTGTCGATTGGTTTACGTCAAGATGGCTGGTTAGGTGGTATCATGTTGTGGATTGTGTTTTCATTCTGGGCTATTCTCACTGTCGGAATTCTTGTTTTAATGGAAGGCTTGTCGGCTTTCTTGCATACTTTACGTTTGCATTG gGTTGAGTTCCAGAGCAAATTCTATTCCGGTCAAGGTTATGCTTTTACACCATTTGCATTCGAGGCTATTTTGGAAACTGGCGCTGTTGCACCAGAGGAATAA